In one window of Paracoccus saliphilus DNA:
- a CDS encoding PAS-domain containing protein, producing MTPEELRADLTHSGLNLIGQALSIFDADLRLAVSNRQYQAMFDLPDALVQPGTSFEDTIRHIVHRGEYGPQDDPEAAVASRVEQARTFQPHYFERQRANGKWIAVEGAPLSQGGWITVYTDITDIKQQEALLRARSEELSEQVLDHAERLAAANRELAATNAALQEAQRVLTRTEARTRQVTEMVPAHIAHLDTDYRYTFSNRQQPMVFPGSIGNVIGNTVAEALGAQTFATLRPWIDRALAGESQVFEMTHKPSGRRIRIALTPDRVGKGAYVLSTDVSAEVQAREALSHASKRSLAAQLTSGMAHDFGNLLTIILGLQGRLAAMPLPTGAAEDVQATLAAARRGAALLERLSKISGGREVSLQPVELPPLLREVVALARPSLGDGVTLGVSVDLPEKPLLLDSGALQDSLLNLILNADAAMAGPGHIALTASTSGEWIEITVTDTGPGFSDEALTRATEPFFSTKKGQGSGLGLSMVYDQTKLIGGTMRLDNTAGGARVTLRLPHRPVTRQMVLLVEDDNTIRTDIRSQLTGLGHAVIEAASLSEAKAMTDLPGLTMILSDIQLGDGLGLELATDRLPVVLMTSVPPGDPLRNDAPGPVLTKPFTTSRLAAALAEASKEPV from the coding sequence ATGACGCCCGAGGAACTTCGTGCCGATCTGACCCATTCGGGCCTCAACCTCATCGGTCAGGCCTTGTCGATCTTTGATGCCGATCTGCGGCTCGCCGTCTCGAATCGGCAATATCAGGCGATGTTCGACCTGCCCGACGCATTGGTCCAACCCGGCACCAGCTTCGAGGATACGATCCGCCACATCGTCCATCGCGGCGAATACGGACCGCAGGACGACCCCGAGGCCGCCGTGGCCTCGCGCGTCGAACAGGCCCGCACCTTCCAGCCGCATTATTTCGAGCGCCAGCGCGCTAATGGAAAATGGATCGCCGTGGAAGGCGCCCCGCTGTCGCAGGGCGGCTGGATCACGGTCTATACCGACATCACCGATATCAAGCAGCAGGAAGCGCTGCTTCGGGCGCGTTCCGAGGAGCTGTCCGAACAGGTGCTCGATCATGCCGAACGGCTGGCCGCCGCCAACCGCGAACTCGCCGCCACCAATGCCGCCCTGCAAGAGGCGCAGCGGGTCCTGACACGTACCGAGGCCCGCACGCGGCAGGTGACCGAAATGGTCCCCGCCCATATCGCCCATCTGGACACCGATTACCGCTATACCTTCTCGAATCGCCAGCAGCCGATGGTCTTCCCCGGCAGCATCGGCAACGTTATCGGCAACACCGTCGCGGAGGCTTTGGGAGCCCAGACCTTCGCCACCCTGCGTCCCTGGATAGATCGCGCATTGGCGGGGGAATCGCAGGTCTTCGAGATGACCCACAAGCCCTCGGGGCGGCGTATCCGCATCGCCCTGACTCCGGACCGGGTGGGCAAAGGGGCCTATGTGCTCTCAACCGATGTCAGTGCAGAGGTGCAGGCCCGCGAAGCGCTGAGCCATGCCAGCAAGCGGAGTCTCGCAGCACAGCTCACTTCGGGCATGGCGCATGATTTCGGCAATCTGCTGACGATCATCCTCGGGCTGCAGGGACGGTTGGCCGCGATGCCCCTGCCCACTGGGGCCGCCGAGGACGTGCAGGCCACCCTGGCCGCAGCCCGCAGAGGCGCCGCATTGCTCGAACGATTGTCCAAGATCAGTGGTGGACGGGAAGTGTCGCTGCAACCCGTTGAACTCCCCCCTCTTCTGCGCGAGGTCGTGGCACTTGCCCGCCCATCGCTTGGCGATGGAGTGACACTCGGGGTATCCGTCGATCTGCCCGAGAAGCCTCTGCTTCTCGATTCCGGCGCCTTGCAGGATTCGCTTCTAAACCTGATCCTGAATGCCGATGCCGCCATGGCCGGACCGGGCCATATTGCCCTGACCGCATCCACCAGCGGCGAGTGGATAGAGATCACCGTCACCGACACCGGGCCCGGCTTTTCAGACGAAGCACTGACCCGCGCGACCGAGCCCTTCTTCAGCACCAAGAAGGGTCAGGGCTCCGGCCTCGGATTGTCGATGGTCTATGATCAGACCAAACTGATCGGTGGGACGATGCGGCTGGACAACACTGCTGGCGGCGCACGCGTCACCCTGCGCCTGCCCCACCGTCCCGTGACCCGCCAGATGGTTCTGCTGGTCGAAGATGACAATACTATCCGCACGGATATCCGCAGCCAGCTGACCGGCTTGGGCCATGCGGTCATCGAAGCCGCCAGCCTGAGCGAAGCGAAGGCGATGACCGATCTGCCGGGGCTGACAATGATCCTGTCCGATATCCAGCTTGGCGACGGATTGGGACTGGAGCTTGCAACTGACAGACTGCCGGTCGTGCTGATGACTTCCGTGCCTCCGGGCGATCCCCTGCGTAATGACGCGCCGGGGCCGGTACTGACCAAGCCCTTTACCACCTCCCGTCTCGCCGCCGCGCTGGCCGAGGCAAGCAAGGAACCCGTATGA
- a CDS encoding AMP-binding protein: protein MTDQHAPKGELHSVPALLARNAARFGDRPAYREKEFGIWQSWSWTEAAEEIRTLALGFLVLGLKPGDYVAIIGRNRPAHYWSMIAAQMCGAIPVPLYQDAVAEEMAYVLDHCGARFVICGDQEQVDKVLEIEETVKGIEQIVYTDKRGMRKYDHSRMNALADVQEEGRAAATRLGPELDSRISGLDYDTTCVMLYTSGTTGKPKGVVLSNRNIIETAKNSCDFDHLTQREEIVAYLPMAWVGDFIFSMGQALWAGFTVNCPEGAHTMMTDMREIGPSYFFAPPRVFEGQLTTVMIRMEDASRFKRWLFHRFMAVARRVGPAMLDGENVGFMDRMAYNLGNLLVYGPLKNTLGYSRIRVGYTAGEAIGPEIFDFYRSLGINLKQLYGQTEASVFITQQPDGQVRSDTVGVPSPGVEVKIAENGEVFYRSPGTFVEYYKNADSTASTKDAEGWVATGDAGFFEESTGHLRIIDRAKDVGKMADGGMFAPKYVENKLKFYPNILEAVVLGNGRDYCTAMINIDLSAVGNWAERNNIAYASYQELAGHPQVYATIKAHVEEANKSVAEDEMLSGCQIHRFLVLHKELDPDDGEMTRTRKVRRAVIGDKFGDLVDALYDGSDSIYTETEVTYEDGRKGKIKATLKIEDVQVFGAARQQKVAAQ from the coding sequence ATGACGGACCAGCATGCGCCTAAGGGTGAGTTGCATTCTGTTCCCGCGCTGTTGGCGCGGAATGCGGCCCGTTTCGGTGACAGGCCCGCCTATCGCGAAAAGGAATTCGGCATCTGGCAAAGCTGGAGCTGGACAGAGGCGGCAGAGGAAATCCGGACGCTGGCGCTCGGATTTCTGGTACTCGGCCTGAAGCCTGGCGATTACGTTGCGATCATCGGACGCAACCGCCCGGCCCATTACTGGAGCATGATCGCGGCGCAGATGTGCGGGGCGATCCCCGTGCCCCTGTACCAGGACGCGGTGGCCGAAGAGATGGCCTATGTGCTGGATCACTGCGGCGCACGTTTTGTGATTTGCGGCGATCAAGAGCAGGTCGACAAAGTTTTGGAAATCGAAGAAACGGTGAAGGGGATCGAGCAGATCGTCTACACCGATAAGCGGGGCATGAGGAAATACGACCATTCCCGCATGAACGCTCTGGCCGATGTGCAGGAAGAAGGACGGGCTGCAGCAACGCGGTTGGGGCCTGAGTTGGACAGCCGGATTTCCGGGTTGGATTACGACACTACCTGCGTGATGCTTTATACATCGGGCACCACAGGCAAGCCCAAGGGCGTGGTGCTGTCGAACCGCAATATCATCGAGACAGCGAAGAACAGTTGCGATTTCGACCACCTGACGCAGCGTGAAGAGATTGTCGCCTATCTGCCGATGGCATGGGTCGGCGATTTCATCTTCTCGATGGGACAGGCGCTATGGGCTGGCTTTACCGTGAATTGCCCCGAGGGCGCCCATACCATGATGACGGATATGCGCGAGATCGGACCAAGCTATTTCTTCGCGCCGCCCCGCGTTTTCGAAGGCCAGTTGACCACTGTGATGATCCGGATGGAGGATGCGAGCCGATTCAAGCGCTGGCTGTTCCATCGATTCATGGCGGTGGCGCGCCGGGTCGGTCCGGCGATGCTTGACGGTGAGAACGTCGGTTTCATGGACCGGATGGCTTACAACTTGGGCAATCTCTTGGTCTATGGCCCGCTGAAGAACACTCTTGGCTATAGCCGCATCCGTGTGGGCTATACAGCGGGCGAGGCGATCGGCCCCGAAATTTTCGATTTCTACCGCTCGCTTGGGATCAACCTGAAACAGCTTTACGGCCAGACCGAGGCTTCTGTGTTCATCACCCAACAGCCCGACGGGCAGGTGCGTTCCGATACGGTGGGTGTGCCTTCTCCCGGTGTCGAGGTTAAGATCGCTGAGAATGGCGAGGTTTTCTATCGCAGCCCCGGCACTTTCGTCGAATATTACAAGAATGCCGATAGCACTGCCTCGACCAAGGATGCAGAAGGCTGGGTGGCTACGGGAGATGCGGGGTTCTTCGAGGAATCCACGGGTCATCTGAGGATCATCGATCGGGCCAAGGATGTCGGCAAGATGGCCGATGGCGGTATGTTCGCGCCCAAATATGTCGAGAATAAGCTGAAATTCTATCCGAATATCCTTGAAGCCGTGGTGCTTGGGAATGGACGTGACTATTGCACCGCGATGATCAATATCGATCTGAGCGCGGTCGGCAATTGGGCCGAGCGGAACAATATCGCCTATGCTTCCTACCAAGAACTTGCTGGTCATCCGCAAGTCTATGCGACGATAAAGGCGCATGTCGAAGAGGCCAACAAGTCCGTCGCCGAAGACGAGATGCTGTCCGGCTGCCAGATCCATCGTTTCCTCGTTCTGCACAAGGAGTTGGATCCAGATGATGGCGAGATGACCCGGACACGCAAGGTCCGCCGCGCCGTGATCGGCGACAAGTTCGGTGATCTCGTGGACGCACTCTATGACGGTTCGGACAGCATCTATACCGAAACCGAGGTCACTTATGAGGATGGCCGCAAGGGCAAGATCAAGGCGACGCTGAAGATCGAGGATGTGCAGGTCTTCGGTGCGGCGCGGCAGCAGAAGGTGGCGGCGCAATGA
- a CDS encoding branched-chain amino acid ABC transporter permease, which yields MDQMYFAAEVFLNGLMTGVMYALVALGFVLIFKASGVFNYAQGVLALFAALTLVGIQQGQVPFAHMINAMFGTHIEHFGWTVPSVLAILLTGAVMVLLAFLIEKLVLQHLIGQAPIILFMATIGLAYFLEGLGDVMWGADIKNLDVGLPQGISETIETATAEWFGYGLFIDRLDIWATLIAALLVAALVAFAQYTKQGRAMRAVADDHQAALSVGISLRFIWVMVWSIAGFVALVAGIMWGTKSGVQFSLSLIALKALPVLMLGGFTSIPGAIVGGLIIGVGEKLFEFFIGPMIGGATENWFAYVLALLFLVFRPQGLFGERIIERV from the coding sequence ATGGACCAGATGTATTTTGCCGCCGAAGTCTTTCTGAACGGGTTGATGACCGGGGTCATGTATGCGCTGGTCGCGCTTGGCTTCGTGCTGATCTTCAAGGCCTCGGGCGTGTTCAACTATGCACAGGGCGTGCTGGCGCTGTTCGCGGCCCTGACGCTGGTCGGCATCCAGCAGGGGCAGGTGCCCTTCGCTCATATGATCAATGCCATGTTTGGGACACATATCGAACATTTCGGCTGGACCGTGCCGTCGGTGCTGGCGATTTTGCTGACCGGTGCGGTGATGGTGTTGCTGGCCTTCCTGATCGAAAAGCTGGTGCTTCAGCATCTGATCGGGCAGGCACCCATCATTCTCTTCATGGCGACCATCGGTCTCGCCTATTTCCTCGAAGGTCTGGGCGACGTGATGTGGGGAGCCGATATCAAGAACCTGGATGTCGGGTTGCCGCAGGGAATCTCGGAAACCATCGAGACCGCGACGGCAGAATGGTTCGGTTATGGCCTTTTCATCGACCGGCTGGATATCTGGGCCACCCTGATCGCGGCGTTGCTGGTCGCCGCCCTTGTCGCCTTCGCGCAATATACCAAGCAGGGCCGTGCCATGCGAGCGGTGGCCGACGACCATCAGGCGGCGCTGTCTGTGGGCATTTCGCTGCGCTTCATCTGGGTCATGGTCTGGTCGATCGCGGGCTTCGTCGCACTGGTTGCGGGCATCATGTGGGGCACCAAGTCGGGTGTGCAATTCAGCCTCTCGCTGATCGCGCTCAAGGCCTTGCCGGTGCTGATGCTGGGTGGCTTCACCTCGATCCCCGGAGCCATCGTCGGCGGTTTGATCATCGGAGTGGGCGAAAAGCTGTTCGAATTCTTCATCGGCCCCATGATCGGCGGCGCGACCGAGAACTGGTTTGCGTATGTTCTCGCGCTGCTTTTCCTGGTGTTCCGTCCGCAAGGGCTGTTCGGCGAGCGGATCATCGAAAGAGTTTGA
- a CDS encoding response regulator transcription factor — protein MTDAPLIAILDDEPEIRRLLSSALEEAGFRTQSFARALEFEAALRRITPEACLIDLGLPDRDGLALVHRLATESGAAIIIISGRAQVQDKVTGLELGADDYIIKPFEPAEVVARIRARLRRPAQVPGRSGQTVRFADWTADFDRYMLIAPDGTEAPLSHAEAEVLRMFIDNPRRLITRSQMLDTLGGTAGDSFDRAMDVRISRLRTKLGEDPKNPRLIKTIYGAGYIFLAEIS, from the coding sequence ATGACCGATGCTCCGCTGATCGCGATCCTCGACGATGAACCCGAGATCCGACGCCTATTGTCCTCGGCACTGGAAGAGGCCGGGTTCCGGACCCAGAGTTTTGCCCGTGCCCTAGAGTTCGAAGCGGCATTGCGGCGCATCACTCCCGAGGCCTGCCTGATCGATCTCGGCCTCCCCGACCGCGACGGATTGGCACTGGTCCATCGCCTCGCCACGGAATCCGGCGCTGCGATCATCATCATTTCCGGCCGCGCGCAGGTTCAGGACAAGGTGACCGGACTGGAACTCGGGGCCGATGACTACATCATCAAACCATTCGAACCCGCCGAGGTCGTCGCCCGCATCCGCGCCCGCCTGCGCCGTCCTGCCCAGGTACCGGGCCGCAGCGGCCAGACGGTCCGTTTCGCCGATTGGACCGCCGATTTCGACCGCTACATGCTGATAGCCCCGGATGGCACCGAAGCACCTCTCAGCCATGCGGAGGCCGAGGTTCTACGCATGTTCATCGACAATCCGCGTCGCCTGATCACCCGCAGCCAGATGCTCGACACACTCGGCGGCACGGCAGGCGACAGCTTCGACCGCGCCATGGATGTCCGAATTTCGCGCTTGCGCACCAAGCTGGGCGAAGATCCGAAAAATCCGCGGCTGATCAAGACGATCTACGGCGCGGGCTACATATTCCTGGCGGAGATCAGCTGA
- a CDS encoding ABC transporter ATP-binding protein: MSETTTTADGRQTGGVLMEMKGIILRFGGVEAIKDISFDIREGEIRAIIGPNGAGKSSMLNVISGFYVPQEGEVWFKGQRRGPMKPYEVARLGIARTFQNIALFDGMTVLDNIMTGRLNRMKSGLLSQALWWGAAEREEIKNREHVERVIDFLEIQNIRKTPVGRLPYGLKKRVELARALAAEPQILLLDEPMAGMNVEEKEDMSRFVLDVNDEFGTTIALIEHDMGVVMDLSDRVVVMDYGRKIGDGTPDEVRNNQEVIDAYLGVAHD; this comes from the coding sequence ATGAGCGAAACCACGACCACCGCGGATGGCCGCCAGACCGGCGGCGTGCTGATGGAGATGAAAGGCATTATCTTGCGCTTCGGCGGCGTCGAGGCAATCAAGGACATCAGCTTTGACATCCGCGAGGGCGAGATCCGTGCGATCATCGGACCCAATGGCGCGGGCAAATCCTCGATGCTGAACGTGATCTCGGGTTTCTATGTCCCGCAGGAGGGCGAGGTTTGGTTCAAGGGCCAGCGCCGCGGGCCGATGAAACCTTACGAGGTGGCGCGCCTCGGTATCGCACGGACGTTCCAGAACATCGCGCTGTTTGATGGCATGACGGTGCTGGACAACATCATGACTGGGCGGCTGAACAGGATGAAATCCGGGTTGCTGTCGCAGGCACTGTGGTGGGGAGCGGCTGAACGCGAAGAGATCAAGAACCGCGAGCATGTCGAGCGAGTCATCGATTTCCTCGAGATTCAGAACATTCGAAAGACGCCGGTCGGGCGCTTGCCTTACGGGCTGAAAAAACGCGTCGAACTGGCGCGGGCGCTGGCCGCCGAGCCGCAGATCCTGCTGCTGGACGAGCCGATGGCGGGAATGAATGTCGAGGAAAAGGAGGACATGTCCCGCTTCGTTCTCGACGTGAATGATGAATTCGGCACGACGATTGCGCTGATTGAGCACGATATGGGCGTGGTCATGGACTTGTCCGACAGGGTGGTCGTGATGGATTACGGCCGCAAGATCGGCGACGGAACGCCTGATGAGGTGCGCAACAACCAGGAGGTCATCGATGCCTATCTGGGGGTGGCGCATGACTGA